A stretch of the Saprospiraceae bacterium genome encodes the following:
- a CDS encoding alpha/beta fold hydrolase, giving the protein MEQAEIINLHYKKTGQGPALIILHGLFGSLDNWQSLARLLSSDYTVYCLDLRNHGKSAHTDAFSFELMAMDVFKFIELHQLHQPDLIGHSMGGKVVLKMLSMQAQKLGRAMILDISPKSYSPGHDEIFRALFKLKLEELQRRDEADLILQTEIHDLVVRQFLLKNLDRKTDGGFRWKFNLKSLFQNYPHILEEIKFSQIINNEVCFVKGEYSNYIDVAELNELKKTFIHGQLIEIKAAGHWIHADQPLKLLEAIKTFFI; this is encoded by the coding sequence TTGGAACAAGCTGAAATTATAAATTTACATTACAAGAAAACAGGCCAGGGACCGGCTTTGATCATATTGCATGGATTATTTGGAAGTCTGGACAACTGGCAAAGTTTAGCGCGTTTATTAAGTTCAGATTATACAGTTTACTGTCTGGATCTCCGAAATCATGGAAAATCCGCACATACCGATGCGTTTTCTTTCGAACTTATGGCAATGGATGTCTTTAAGTTTATTGAATTACATCAATTGCACCAGCCCGATTTAATTGGTCATAGTATGGGCGGTAAGGTTGTTTTAAAAATGTTGAGTATGCAAGCTCAAAAACTTGGGCGAGCGATGATTCTGGATATTTCCCCTAAAAGCTATAGCCCCGGACATGATGAGATATTTAGAGCACTGTTTAAATTAAAACTTGAGGAACTGCAACGGCGTGATGAAGCCGATTTGATATTGCAAACTGAGATTCATGATTTGGTAGTAAGGCAATTCTTATTAAAAAATTTAGACAGAAAGACAGACGGAGGATTTCGATGGAAGTTTAATTTAAAAAGCCTTTTTCAAAATTACCCACATATTTTAGAAGAAATTAAATTTAGTCAGATTATAAACAACGAAGTTTGTTTTGTAAAAGGGGAATACTCCAATTACATAGATGTAGCTGAATTGAATGAACTAAAAAAAACTTTCATACATGGGCAACTTATAGAAATTAAAGCTGCCGGACATTGGATTCATGCAGATCAGCCTTTAAAATTATTGGAAGCCATTAAAACATTTTTCATTTAA
- the rsmA gene encoding ribosomal RNA small subunit methyltransferase A: MFAKKSFGQHFLHNKHVLEKIAALVQAQAGDYLIEIGPGKGALTQYLKNLKPNFIAVEADRDMQDYLLEHSILSSEQLIKQDILKLDINEVFEAHSFVLCGNFPYNISSQIIIKTLENADRIPCMIGMFQKEMAMRIISPPGSKEYGGLSVITQLLYHTKKCFDISPSSFTPPPKVISSVLQLTRRSDAISSMTYHAVQKLVRQSFQFRRKTLRNNLKSYVQNQDMLQDPFFDRRPEELAPEEYIQLLKTLEL; this comes from the coding sequence TTGTTTGCAAAAAAATCATTTGGCCAACATTTTCTACACAACAAGCATGTGTTAGAGAAAATTGCTGCATTAGTACAAGCACAAGCAGGAGATTATTTAATAGAAATTGGACCCGGAAAAGGTGCTTTAACCCAATATCTTAAAAATTTAAAACCAAACTTTATTGCCGTTGAAGCAGATCGGGATATGCAGGATTATTTATTGGAACATTCAATTTTAAGTTCAGAACAACTAATAAAACAAGATATTCTAAAACTTGATATTAATGAAGTGTTTGAGGCGCATTCGTTTGTATTGTGCGGCAATTTTCCCTACAACATCTCCTCTCAGATCATCATTAAAACCCTGGAAAATGCCGATCGGATCCCCTGTATGATTGGAATGTTTCAAAAAGAAATGGCTATGAGAATAATTTCCCCACCCGGTTCGAAAGAGTATGGTGGATTGAGTGTAATTACGCAATTGTTATACCATACCAAAAAGTGTTTTGACATTTCTCCAAGCTCCTTTACCCCTCCGCCAAAAGTTATTTCCAGTGTCTTGCAATTAACTCGCAGATCAGATGCCATTTCAAGCATGACTTACCATGCAGTGCAAAAATTGGTAAGACAATCCTTTCAATTTCGGAGGAAAACCTTAAGGAATAATTTAAAATCCTATGTTCAAAATCAGGATATGCTACAAGATCCATTTTTTGACAGGCGGCCGGAAGAACTGGCACCCGAAGAGTACATTCAACTTTTGAAGACTCTTGAATTGTAA
- a CDS encoding sigma-70 family RNA polymerase sigma factor: MQVINLSDQALIDLYLQGDESAFSELLKRHQQKIYTSIYLFVKDRELAEDLFQDVFIKIIDTLRKGSYNHEGKFGQWAIRIAYNMCVDQFRRNKRRTKVTGGDDFDIFDVLELPDENREDQMIRSETHNRIRSLVDQLPDEQREVVVLRHYADMSFKEISQLTRVSINTALGRMRYALINIRKMMEEQAMVLQ; this comes from the coding sequence ATGCAAGTAATTAATCTTTCAGATCAAGCCTTAATTGATCTGTATCTTCAGGGCGACGAGTCAGCTTTTTCTGAATTATTGAAACGCCACCAGCAAAAGATCTATACGTCTATCTACCTGTTCGTTAAGGACCGGGAATTGGCTGAAGACCTTTTTCAGGATGTGTTTATTAAAATCATTGACACCCTTCGGAAAGGGAGTTATAACCATGAAGGGAAATTTGGCCAATGGGCTATCCGGATTGCATACAATATGTGTGTGGATCAATTCAGACGCAATAAAAGGCGGACTAAAGTGACCGGGGGCGATGATTTTGACATTTTTGATGTTTTGGAATTGCCGGATGAAAACCGGGAAGATCAGATGATTCGCTCGGAGACCCACAACCGAATTCGCAGTTTAGTAGATCAACTGCCCGACGAACAACGGGAAGTAGTGGTTTTGAGACATTATGCCGACATGAGTTTTAAGGAAATCAGCCAGTTAACCCGTGTAAGCATAAATACCGCCTTGGGCAGAATGCGTTACGCCCTAATTAATATACGGAAAATGATGGAAGAGCAGGCCATGGTGCTTCAATAG
- the uvrA gene encoding excinuclease ABC subunit UvrA, whose protein sequence is MSKPLNPKTSQFIEIKGARSNNLRNVDALLPKSKLIVVTGVSGSGKSSLIIDTLYAEGQRRYVESLSAYARQFLTRMKKPELDYIKGLCPAIAIEQKVTSSNARSTVGSLTEIYDFLRLLYARLGKTYSPVSGKVVKKHEVKDVVDFIVQQETDTKIYISFNLQQNYPDRSLQQELEILLQKGFNRIFWNHELQLIEDLLVSKKNIKHKVTHSDYKSFFIVVDRLKLAAMDEDMQKRIADSILTCFSESLGDCTLILNDEKILHFSSRFELDGIKFPEPSPQLFNYNNSFGACPVCEGYGRIIGIDENKVVPNKSKTVYEGAIACWSGEKSSEWLTPLIQIAAKIKFPLHVPYRDLSDAQKEILWNGIEQFQGIYAFFKDLEEKLYKIQNRIMLARYRGKTHCTACKGARLRKEALYVKFAEKNFRDLMFIPIEDLLKFFKTLKLDPGDFEIAKRLLLEITNRLEVLDKIGLSYLTLDRLSSTLSGGESQRIHLTRTLGSNLTSSLYILDEPSIGLHPKDTAKLVEALHHLRDLGNTVIVIEHEEEIIKNADEILDIGPGAGIHGGTVVYSGSYKEFLNQKTKNLTASYITGINKIPIPLVRKTNSDQIVLEDINLHNLQNLKVHFPLQCMICVSGVSGSGKTSLIKHVFHPLLQAKLTDEFQADQNLGTLSGAYKRIKQVELVNQQAIGRSSRSNPATYVKAYDEIRDIFKQQPLSKLRHYQPKHFSFNVEGGRCETCKGDGEIIVEMQFLADVSLICEDCNGKRFSNEILEVKYKDKNIFNILEMSIEEALQFFSDRKELVKKLKPLNDVGLGYLKLGQSSSTLSGGEAQRLKLAYYLGLESSSDHIFFIFDEPTTGLHFDDVKKLLFALHSLVEKGHTVLVIEHNMDVLKTADWIIDLGPGGGRHGGQLLYEGNPEGLLKVKNSHTAYYLKEKLKV, encoded by the coding sequence ATGTCAAAACCCCTAAACCCAAAAACAAGCCAATTTATTGAGATTAAAGGCGCCCGATCCAATAATCTCCGGAATGTGGATGCCTTGTTACCTAAATCCAAACTCATTGTGGTAACCGGAGTGTCTGGTTCCGGAAAATCTTCTTTAATCATTGATACGCTCTATGCAGAAGGGCAGCGTCGGTATGTGGAAAGTCTCTCCGCATATGCCCGTCAATTTTTGACCCGAATGAAAAAGCCTGAACTGGATTATATCAAAGGCTTGTGTCCCGCAATTGCGATTGAGCAAAAAGTTACCTCAAGCAATGCTCGTTCTACGGTGGGCTCACTCACAGAAATTTATGATTTTTTAAGGCTCTTGTATGCCCGGTTGGGAAAAACCTATTCTCCGGTTTCTGGCAAAGTAGTTAAAAAACATGAAGTAAAAGATGTGGTTGATTTTATTGTTCAACAAGAAACAGACACTAAAATTTATATCTCCTTTAATTTACAACAAAATTATCCAGATAGAAGCCTCCAACAGGAATTAGAAATTTTGCTTCAAAAAGGATTTAACCGCATTTTTTGGAATCATGAACTTCAGCTGATTGAAGATTTGCTGGTTTCAAAAAAAAATATTAAACATAAAGTCACACATTCGGATTATAAATCCTTCTTTATTGTAGTGGATCGTTTAAAATTAGCTGCAATGGATGAGGATATGCAAAAGCGAATTGCCGATTCCATTTTAACTTGTTTTTCTGAAAGTCTGGGAGATTGTACACTTATATTAAATGATGAAAAAATTCTACATTTTTCATCGCGCTTTGAGTTAGATGGAATAAAATTCCCGGAACCAAGTCCACAGTTGTTTAATTACAACAACTCTTTTGGTGCATGCCCTGTATGTGAAGGATATGGACGTATCATTGGAATAGATGAAAATAAAGTGGTGCCCAATAAATCTAAAACAGTTTATGAAGGTGCTATCGCTTGTTGGTCTGGTGAAAAATCCAGTGAATGGCTAACCCCGCTTATTCAAATCGCTGCTAAAATAAAATTTCCATTACACGTTCCCTATCGTGATCTGAGCGATGCACAAAAAGAAATTTTGTGGAATGGCATTGAACAATTTCAAGGCATCTATGCCTTTTTTAAAGACCTCGAAGAAAAACTTTACAAAATTCAAAACCGGATTATGCTTGCCCGCTATCGCGGGAAAACACATTGTACGGCATGCAAAGGGGCGCGATTAAGAAAAGAAGCGCTATATGTAAAGTTTGCAGAAAAAAATTTCCGGGATTTAATGTTTATTCCAATTGAAGATTTATTAAAATTTTTTAAAACATTAAAATTAGATCCCGGTGATTTTGAAATCGCAAAGCGCCTGTTGCTGGAAATTACCAATCGATTGGAAGTATTGGATAAAATCGGATTATCCTATTTGACCCTTGACCGACTTTCGAGTACTTTAAGTGGCGGAGAGTCGCAACGCATTCACCTAACACGTACATTAGGATCCAACTTAACATCTTCACTTTATATATTAGACGAACCCAGTATTGGTTTGCATCCAAAGGATACCGCAAAATTAGTTGAAGCCTTGCATCATCTTCGTGACCTGGGCAATACGGTCATTGTAATTGAACACGAAGAAGAAATTATAAAAAATGCAGATGAAATTTTGGATATCGGTCCTGGTGCCGGAATTCATGGTGGAACTGTAGTTTATTCTGGATCGTATAAAGAATTTTTAAATCAAAAAACAAAAAATCTTACAGCTTCATACATTACTGGAATCAACAAAATACCGATTCCACTGGTTCGGAAAACCAATTCGGACCAAATTGTACTTGAAGATATCAACTTACACAATCTACAAAACTTAAAAGTTCATTTTCCGCTGCAATGCATGATTTGTGTATCAGGAGTATCGGGTTCTGGAAAAACCAGTTTGATCAAACATGTTTTTCATCCATTACTTCAGGCAAAATTGACGGATGAATTTCAAGCAGATCAAAATTTGGGTACACTAAGCGGTGCGTATAAACGAATCAAACAAGTGGAATTGGTCAACCAACAAGCTATTGGACGTTCTTCGCGCAGCAATCCGGCTACCTATGTCAAAGCGTATGATGAAATACGGGATATCTTTAAGCAACAGCCCTTATCTAAATTACGCCATTATCAACCCAAACATTTTTCTTTTAATGTAGAAGGGGGTCGTTGTGAAACCTGCAAAGGGGATGGTGAAATTATAGTTGAAATGCAATTTCTGGCAGATGTCAGTTTGATTTGTGAAGATTGTAATGGAAAACGATTTAGCAATGAAATTCTGGAAGTAAAATACAAGGATAAAAATATTTTTAATATTCTTGAAATGAGTATTGAAGAAGCATTGCAATTTTTCTCCGATAGAAAAGAACTTGTAAAAAAATTAAAACCCCTGAATGATGTTGGATTGGGTTATTTAAAACTTGGTCAATCTTCTTCCACCCTATCAGGCGGTGAAGCGCAACGTTTAAAACTGGCTTATTACTTAGGCTTGGAAAGCAGTTCGGATCATATCTTTTTCATTTTTGACGAACCGACAACTGGTTTACATTTTGACGACGTTAAAAAATTATTATTTGCACTGCACAGTTTGGTTGAAAAAGGTCATACCGTATTGGTTATTGAACACAACATGGATGTATTAAAAACTGCCGATTGGATTATCGATTTGGGCCCAGGAGGTGGTCGTCACGGTGGACAATTATTGTATGAAGGAAATCCGGAAGGATTGTTGAAAGTAAAAAATTCGCATACTGCATACTATTTGAAAGAAAAGTTAAAGGTTTAA
- a CDS encoding T9SS type A sorting domain-containing protein, producing MRFTILFCLCTIAGFSQQNWFTTGQSADLMISGAGFNDCIGPLVFNHPSGLSSDGTNLLVCDRFNNRVLIWKNAPDHWNQEPDLVLGQADFSSNNPGSGLHQMNWPGNVSTQNQVIAVADTENDRILIWKSFPKQNGEPADLEINLPSLTPNGSSKHYEWPWGVWTDGTRLAVVATTGAAILFWNHLPTHSAQTPDYTIALNEFGTPRNISTEGKSYFFVGDHNAKVNGKPGTFFWYNYPTQANQNYDYYQDEWIKGLKLNTGQFILGGILSYYLYNTIPGTNNKLADLNFQFPYYKNGDGPDLVEANGRIYINNYNGNNILVYNQIPNNDKEPPDWALGSYDFNINTLDSFGYIQNPNITSDGSKLIVTSDFDRAIYIYNQIPTQSGILPDHKYSMLAYDGFCWDQALFKNQFITVGVQKICIWNDLEKLHLKPEQIFQKNLGTAIFNDLRGVALDADFFSLADRAGKIWIWNGLPKTSNENPFLSLEFPGFQFNQMHSDGTYLIVCSESPPSQILIFKISDLKQGNKIPWKIVSAVGTNRLNLVASAISFQGSLAVANRGLHQVLLWKNIEDAGDFSKVIVLGQSNFQNTQAAIGNDRLFMPSTLLSLDNALWVGEFKFSSRILKFSPLPTKNIDLQEPGIQAIQIYPNPVQNELIITLDQPIQSVQGFRILDIHGRNIQGVENIIQLSNTSCRIQLNSEVLTKGIYFISYIDIHKNLFAKFVRN from the coding sequence ATGCGTTTTACAATTTTGTTTTGTCTGTGCACAATTGCTGGTTTTAGTCAGCAAAACTGGTTTACAACCGGTCAATCTGCCGATTTAATGATTAGTGGCGCCGGATTTAATGATTGCATCGGTCCATTGGTATTTAACCACCCAAGCGGTTTGAGCAGCGATGGAACGAACTTGCTGGTATGCGACCGGTTTAATAACCGGGTTTTAATATGGAAGAATGCTCCGGACCATTGGAATCAGGAACCCGATTTGGTATTGGGTCAAGCTGACTTTAGTTCTAATAATCCCGGAAGCGGGTTGCATCAAATGAATTGGCCTGGAAATGTCAGTACCCAAAATCAGGTAATTGCTGTAGCAGACACAGAAAATGATCGGATATTAATCTGGAAGTCCTTTCCTAAACAAAATGGGGAACCAGCAGATCTTGAAATAAACTTGCCTTCATTAACTCCTAATGGTAGCTCTAAACACTATGAATGGCCCTGGGGCGTTTGGACTGACGGGACTCGACTGGCTGTGGTAGCTACCACAGGTGCGGCTATACTCTTTTGGAATCATTTACCAACACACAGCGCTCAAACACCGGATTATACCATTGCGTTAAATGAATTTGGAACCCCAAGAAATATCAGCACGGAAGGGAAGTCCTATTTCTTTGTAGGAGATCATAATGCAAAAGTGAATGGAAAACCGGGAACTTTTTTTTGGTATAATTATCCAACACAAGCCAATCAAAACTATGACTACTACCAGGATGAATGGATAAAAGGACTTAAGCTCAATACCGGGCAATTTATACTTGGAGGAATTTTGAGTTACTACTTGTATAATACAATCCCGGGAACCAATAACAAATTAGCTGATTTGAATTTTCAATTCCCGTATTATAAAAATGGCGACGGACCAGACCTGGTTGAAGCCAATGGCCGCATTTATATAAATAACTACAACGGCAATAACATACTCGTTTACAATCAGATTCCCAACAACGATAAAGAACCACCGGATTGGGCACTGGGCTCATATGATTTTAATATAAATACACTGGATAGTTTTGGTTATATTCAGAATCCAAATATTACCAGCGATGGATCCAAATTGATCGTCACTTCTGATTTTGACCGTGCTATTTATATTTATAATCAAATTCCTACCCAATCCGGAATCTTACCAGATCATAAATATTCCATGCTTGCCTATGATGGGTTTTGTTGGGATCAGGCACTGTTTAAAAATCAATTTATCACAGTAGGTGTTCAAAAAATTTGCATTTGGAACGATCTCGAAAAACTTCATTTAAAACCAGAACAGATTTTTCAAAAAAATTTAGGTACTGCAATTTTCAATGATTTAAGAGGGGTTGCATTGGATGCGGATTTCTTCTCGTTAGCAGACCGGGCAGGAAAAATCTGGATCTGGAATGGCTTACCCAAAACCTCAAACGAAAATCCATTTTTGTCTTTAGAATTTCCAGGATTTCAATTCAACCAAATGCACAGCGATGGGACCTACCTGATTGTTTGTTCTGAAAGTCCGCCTTCGCAGATATTAATTTTTAAAATAAGCGATCTCAAACAGGGAAATAAAATACCCTGGAAAATTGTAAGTGCCGTTGGAACCAATCGTTTGAATTTAGTTGCGTCTGCAATTTCATTTCAGGGAAGCCTTGCTGTTGCAAACAGAGGACTTCATCAGGTATTATTATGGAAAAACATAGAAGATGCGGGTGATTTTTCAAAAGTGATTGTGCTTGGACAATCCAATTTTCAAAATACTCAAGCGGCCATTGGCAACGACCGATTATTTATGCCTTCCACCTTATTGAGTTTAGACAATGCATTGTGGGTTGGTGAATTTAAATTCTCTTCCCGAATATTAAAATTCAGTCCACTCCCAACAAAAAATATTGATTTACAAGAACCAGGTATTCAAGCCATACAAATTTATCCTAATCCCGTACAAAATGAATTGATCATTACACTGGATCAGCCCATTCAGTCGGTGCAGGGATTTCGAATACTGGATATCCATGGACGGAATATTCAAGGAGTAGAAAACATCATTCAACTAAGCAATACTTCTTGCCGGATTCAATTGAATTCAGAAGTATTAACTAAAGGCATCTATTTTATTAGTTATATAGACATACACAAAAACCTGTTCGCAAAATTTGTAAGAAATTAG
- a CDS encoding ABC transporter ATP-binding protein: MIQVNDLSFGYRKKQAPLFDHLNLDIQAGTICGILGKNGAGKTTLLRLISGLLFPAYGTSNINGFESRERPVDMLADLFYVQEEYVFPELTMYKYVDLNAPFYPRWDQQKFIEIAADFELGGNRKIKELSFGQKKKFLIAFALATGCKLLILDEPTNGMDIPSKTIFRKVVSASLGDDQCFLISTHQVKDVSNLLDRIVVIEGGKVIFNQDVFSISSKYRFDFQAGNSLPSQYLYAETVPGGHMILNPQENQQQATDIDLEILFNAIISKAI; this comes from the coding sequence ATGATACAAGTAAATGACCTGAGTTTCGGTTACCGCAAAAAACAAGCGCCTTTGTTTGATCATCTGAATTTGGATATTCAGGCAGGTACGATTTGTGGCATTCTGGGAAAGAATGGTGCCGGTAAAACTACTTTACTACGATTAATTTCGGGTTTGTTGTTTCCGGCCTACGGGACCAGCAACATCAATGGTTTTGAAAGCCGGGAGCGTCCGGTCGATATGTTGGCTGACTTATTTTATGTACAGGAAGAATACGTGTTTCCTGAATTGACTATGTATAAATACGTCGATCTCAATGCTCCTTTTTATCCAAGATGGGATCAGCAAAAATTTATTGAGATTGCTGCGGACTTTGAGTTAGGAGGAAATCGCAAAATCAAAGAACTGTCATTTGGTCAAAAGAAAAAATTCCTCATTGCGTTTGCATTAGCTACAGGATGTAAATTATTGATCTTAGATGAGCCCACCAATGGCATGGATATTCCTTCAAAAACGATTTTTAGAAAAGTAGTTTCTGCTTCCTTAGGTGATGACCAATGCTTTTTAATCTCCACACATCAGGTTAAGGATGTTTCAAATTTATTGGATCGGATCGTAGTGATCGAAGGAGGTAAGGTCATATTTAATCAAGATGTATTTTCTATCAGTTCGAAATACCGTTTCGATTTTCAAGCTGGTAACTCCTTGCCTTCTCAGTATCTGTATGCAGAAACAGTACCTGGCGGTCATATGATATTGAACCCGCAGGAAAATCAACAACAGGCAACAGATATCGATCTTGAAATTCTGTTTAATGCCATTATTTCTAAAGCAATTTAA
- a CDS encoding GntR family transcriptional regulator → MEFKKSLSIFEQIGMSVQENIINQDWQEGERIPSVRDYATSIQVNPNTVMRTYTLLQDQGILENRRGIGFFVALGAKQKSVQHRKDQFAEEFLPELFKNMDQLGINWDEMKQYYQNWKNQKIS, encoded by the coding sequence ATGGAATTCAAAAAATCATTATCAATATTCGAACAAATAGGTATGTCTGTTCAGGAAAATATTATCAACCAGGATTGGCAGGAAGGAGAACGCATTCCCTCTGTTAGAGATTATGCAACCAGCATTCAGGTCAACCCAAATACCGTCATGCGCACGTATACCTTGTTACAAGACCAGGGTATCCTCGAAAATCGAAGAGGCATTGGATTTTTTGTTGCTCTTGGAGCTAAACAAAAATCAGTACAACATCGCAAAGATCAATTTGCTGAAGAGTTTTTGCCAGAATTATTCAAAAATATGGATCAACTCGGAATCAATTGGGATGAAATGAAACAATATTATCAGAATTGGAAAAATCAAAAGATATCATGA
- a CDS encoding DUF2807 domain-containing protein — protein sequence MKLSTKLLLALFGTTILLSFITMFKIQQWHREYDKGIYKGNENWIVKEFPLQAFNSLEVGSHFSIVWHQGSPMVKIKIEENLQNLIKVDQTGNHVFIHYDSLPNYRSNGKIIIDVYSQTLEKIHLKDFMEFNAADTIRGPKLELELEDHCEVNMKIKLDTLLLNMYDFCELNLAGLCSTSIIRMSGHSQLDGEETKLEQLEMQMDDFTQANIRIEKLIKASLKDHAELDYKGDSVVADIKTRDFSNVNSD from the coding sequence ATGAAACTAAGTACTAAATTATTACTGGCACTTTTTGGGACTACAATCCTGCTAAGCTTTATCACGATGTTTAAAATCCAACAATGGCATCGGGAATATGATAAAGGCATTTATAAAGGCAATGAAAATTGGATCGTAAAAGAATTTCCATTACAAGCTTTTAACAGCCTGGAAGTGGGCAGCCATTTTTCAATAGTTTGGCACCAGGGATCCCCCATGGTTAAAATTAAAATAGAAGAAAATCTTCAAAATTTAATCAAAGTAGATCAAACGGGAAACCATGTCTTCATCCATTATGACAGCCTGCCAAATTATCGATCCAACGGCAAGATTATCATCGATGTCTATTCACAAACTTTGGAAAAAATCCATTTAAAAGACTTTATGGAATTTAATGCGGCTGATACCATCCGGGGACCTAAACTAGAATTGGAATTGGAAGATCATTGTGAAGTCAACATGAAAATTAAATTGGATACGCTTCTATTAAATATGTACGACTTTTGTGAATTGAATCTTGCAGGACTATGTTCTACCAGTATCATTCGGATGAGTGGACATAGCCAATTGGATGGAGAAGAAACTAAACTTGAACAGCTTGAAATGCAAATGGATGACTTCACCCAAGCCAACATCCGGATTGAAAAGCTTATTAAAGCATCGCTAAAAGACCATGCTGAATTAGACTACAAAGGGGATTCAGTTGTAGCTGATATCAAAACACGCGATTTTAGCAATGTCAACTCAGATTAG
- a CDS encoding RNA polymerase sigma factor — protein MFDNHYIAALKQGNPSVQKELVDFFSGKMLSIARRYLADDHLAYDVLQESWIAIFNNIKTYQEEIAPLEAWIYRIVVNQSLKELKKRKRKIEFVAEFASEPEGIAPEILDTLQLELLFKYVCELPEGCREVFNMYVFDEYSHKEIAAQLGINEGTSRSQLNRARKLLMEKIKTMDHVLIKKYETV, from the coding sequence TTGTTTGATAATCATTATATAGCAGCCCTAAAACAAGGAAATCCATCAGTTCAGAAAGAACTGGTGGATTTCTTTTCTGGCAAAATGCTCAGCATAGCCAGGAGGTATCTTGCAGATGATCATTTAGCTTATGACGTTTTGCAGGAATCCTGGATCGCTATTTTTAATAATATAAAAACGTATCAGGAAGAAATTGCTCCGCTTGAAGCCTGGATTTATCGGATTGTTGTCAATCAATCGCTTAAAGAACTAAAAAAGCGTAAACGAAAAATAGAATTTGTTGCAGAATTTGCCTCGGAGCCGGAAGGTATAGCACCTGAAATTTTAGATACCCTTCAATTGGAACTCTTATTTAAATACGTGTGCGAATTACCGGAAGGCTGTAGGGAAGTATTTAATATGTATGTTTTTGACGAATATTCTCATAAGGAAATTGCTGCGCAGTTAGGAATCAATGAAGGAACTTCCAGAAGCCAATTGAATCGAGCCAGAAAATTGCTGATGGAAAAAATTAAAACAATGGATCACGTTCTAATAAAAAAATATGAAACTGTTTGA